The Cottoperca gobio chromosome 22, fCotGob3.1, whole genome shotgun sequence genome contains a region encoding:
- the noto gene encoding homeobox protein notochord, whose product MQVPNRPVGVYGYSMRNYAPASLYPQYQGGQCVSTTKPLSGKSFTIDALLAKPEDTTGCRASPAQCGDKCQRGVPGLPFTGHVGLPMAGAPYVYSPNMLHSALHTQPGYSVYCCPPFTYQSSCRGAFYAQASMSKVNAGLHSFKTKGGKSKRMRTSFTSEQLSRLEKEFARQQYMVGSERFLLASALQLTEAQVKVWFQNRRIKWRKQSLEQQQAKLAKLGLAAPPKSPGSQGHGDEGDEDEEFSDLDVVSDDSTDHC is encoded by the exons ATGCAGGTGCCGAACAGACCAGTGGGAGTTTATGGATACTCCATGCGTAATTACGCACCAGCATCGCTGTACCCGCAGTACCAGGGGGGGCAGTGCGTGTCAACAACGAAGCCTCTCAGTGGAAAATCTTTCACCATCGATGCTTTGCTCGCCAAGCCGGAGGACACAACCGGCTGCAGGGCGAGTCCTGCTCAGTGCGGAGACAAATGTCAACGAGGAGTCCCAGGTCTGCCCTTTACCGGACACGTAGGCTTACCGATGGCAGGAGCACCTTATGTCTACTCTCCGAACATGTTGCACTCAGCTCTCCACACACAACCTGGATATTCAGTCTACTGCTGCCCGCCCTTCACCTACCAGTCATCGTGTCGTGGAGCATTTTACGCACAAG CTTCAATGTCCAAAGTGAACGCAGGGCTGCATTCGTTCAAAACCAAAGGTGGGAAGTCGAAACGGATGCGCACGAGCTTCACCAGCGAGCAGCTCTCCCGGCTGGAGAAGGAGTTTGCACGGCAGCAGTACATGGTCGGGTCTGAGAGGTTCCTCCTGGCCTCAGCTCTACAGCTCACAGAAGCTCAG gtCAAAGTTTGGTTCCAGAACCGACGCATCAAGTGGCGCAAACAGAgtctggagcagcagcaggccaaGCTGGCCAAACTGGGCCTGGCTGCTCCGCCGAAAAGTCCCGGATCTCAAGGCCACGGAGATGAaggagatgaggatgaggagttCTCCGACCTGGACGTGGTGTCTGATGACTCCACTGACCACTGTTGA
- the emx1 gene encoding homeobox protein EMX1: MFSSAGKRCFTIESLVAKENPLIAEDPIRPTALSYSNPTTDALMNSYQVPPGRSLYQSPELVFPETVNHPSLTVANHQLGGSHHLQHPHFFGTQHRDPLNFYPWVLRNRFFGHRFQGNDVSQDSLLLHGPFARKPKRIRTAFSPSQLLRLERAFEKNHYVVGAERKQLANSLSLSETQVKVWFQNRRTKYKRQKLEEEGPESQQKKKGNHHINRWRIATKQPSSEDIDVTSED, from the exons ATGTTTTCGTCTGCAGGCAAGCGCTGCTTCACGATAGAGTCTCTGGTCGCCAAAGAGAACCCTCTCATCGCTGAGGATCCCATCCGCCCGACGGCTTTAAGTTACTCCAACCCGACGACAGATGCCTTAATGAACAGTTACCAGGTTCCGCCGGGCCGGTCCCTCTACCAGAGTCCGGAACTGGTGTTCCCAGAGACGGTGAACCACCCCTCCCTCACCGTGGCTAATCACCAGCTCGGAGGCTCCCACCACCTACAACATCCGCACTTCTTCGGGACGCAACACCGAGACCCGCTCAACTTCTACCCCTGGGTGCTACGGAACAGGTTTTTCGGACACAGATTTCAAG GTAATGATGTGTCCCAGGACAGCCTGCTCCTCCACGGTCCTTTCGCCAGGAAACCCAAACGCATCCGGACCGCCTTCTCTCCGTCCCAGCTCCTCCGCCTGGAGAGAGCCTTCGAGAAGAACCACTACGTCGTCGGAGCCGAGAGGAAGCAGCTAGCTAACAGCTTGAGTCTATCTGAAACGCAG GTGAAGGTGTGGTTCCAGAACAGGCGGACCAAGTACAAGCGGcagaagctggaggaggagggaccAGAGAgccagcagaagaagaaggggaacCACCACATCAACAGATGGCGCATCGCCACCAAGCAGCCCAGCTCCGAGGACATAGACGTGACCTCAGAGGACTAA